One Streptomyces sp. B21-105 genomic region harbors:
- a CDS encoding ATP-binding protein has translation MPSPAQFRSPESVAVRDVPRTAALHLTGSGEGFARARDFTHRTLDCWSLGHCGDDAITVVTELAANAVLHALPHAGTDQFPVRLRLTLRRSHLVCAVTDPSDSLPVCPQSMDDLLEHGRGLRMIDALSEHWGWTRRFPVGKTVWAMLPTRPVS, from the coding sequence GTGCCATCACCTGCGCAGTTCCGGAGTCCTGAGTCCGTCGCCGTCCGCGACGTGCCCAGAACCGCCGCCCTTCATCTCACGGGCAGCGGGGAGGGATTCGCCCGGGCACGCGACTTCACCCACCGCACGCTGGACTGCTGGTCCCTCGGCCATTGCGGCGACGACGCGATCACCGTCGTCACCGAACTGGCCGCCAATGCGGTCCTGCACGCACTCCCCCACGCCGGGACGGACCAGTTCCCGGTGCGGCTCAGACTCACCCTGCGCCGCTCGCACCTGGTGTGCGCCGTCACCGATCCGAGTGACAGCCTGCCCGTCTGCCCGCAGTCCATGGACGACCTCCTCGAGCACGGCCGCGGACTGCGCATGATCGATGCTCTCTCGGAGCACTGGGGATGGACCCGCCGCTTCCCCGTGGGCAAGACCGTATGGGCCATGCTGCCGACCCGCCCCGTTTCCTGA
- a CDS encoding DUF397 domain-containing protein yields MPSVRNGVRASSLGVRWIKSSHSNAEGNCVEVAALDGGGVALRNSRDPDGPALVYTPAEVAAFLAGAKGGEFDHLA; encoded by the coding sequence ATGCCGTCAGTGCGTAACGGAGTGCGGGCGAGCTCGCTGGGCGTTCGCTGGATCAAGAGCAGCCACAGCAACGCCGAGGGCAACTGTGTCGAGGTCGCGGCCCTCGACGGGGGAGGTGTCGCGCTGCGCAACTCCCGTGATCCCGACGGGCCCGCGCTGGTGTACACGCCGGCGGAGGTGGCCGCGTTCCTGGCCGGCGCCAAGGGCGGGGAGTTCGACCACCTGGCGTGA
- a CDS encoding helix-turn-helix domain-containing protein, whose protein sequence is MSVESPRVSRLEPYLNRAEPAPTLLKMLVGVQLAGIREDAGFSQEQAARSLGFSPAKLSRIEAGKGRRPPVEADVRALLSLYETEDHEASVLLQLLRQAGEPGWWQRYDKRLMPEWFDRLVGLQEAATAIRTFEIQYVPGLFQTPAYARAVVQRGLPSATSREVERRVELRTRRSELLRRPDAPRVWAILDESVLLRVLGSRDVMREQLAHLVELATLPQVTVQVVPLDVTHASAPAIPVTYLRFGGADLPDVVYLEQIRSATFLEDRDETEEYRVALDRLADEALNPRDSVALLESTARQRYA, encoded by the coding sequence ATGTCTGTCGAGTCGCCTCGCGTCTCCCGCCTCGAACCGTATCTGAACCGGGCCGAGCCCGCCCCGACCTTGCTGAAAATGCTGGTCGGCGTGCAGCTTGCGGGCATCCGGGAAGACGCCGGGTTCTCCCAGGAGCAGGCCGCTCGTTCCCTCGGATTCAGCCCGGCGAAGTTGTCGCGCATCGAGGCCGGCAAGGGGCGCAGGCCGCCCGTCGAGGCCGACGTCCGTGCGCTCCTGTCGTTGTACGAGACCGAGGACCACGAGGCGTCCGTGCTGCTGCAACTGCTGCGGCAGGCGGGAGAGCCGGGCTGGTGGCAGCGGTACGACAAGCGGCTGATGCCCGAGTGGTTCGACCGGCTGGTGGGGCTGCAGGAAGCCGCCACGGCGATCCGCACCTTCGAGATCCAGTACGTGCCGGGTCTGTTCCAGACGCCCGCATACGCGCGCGCCGTCGTGCAGCGCGGACTGCCGTCGGCCACCTCGCGGGAGGTGGAGCGCCGGGTGGAGCTGCGGACCCGCCGCTCCGAACTGCTGCGGCGACCGGACGCCCCGCGGGTGTGGGCGATCCTCGACGAGTCGGTGCTGCTGCGGGTGCTGGGCAGCCGCGACGTGATGCGGGAGCAGCTCGCCCACCTGGTGGAGCTGGCCACGCTGCCCCAGGTCACCGTCCAGGTCGTGCCGTTGGACGTCACCCACGCCTCGGCGCCCGCCATACCGGTCACCTACCTGCGCTTCGGCGGCGCCGATCTGCCGGATGTCGTCTATCTGGAGCAGATCAGGAGCGCCACCTTCCTCGAGGACAGGGACGAGACGGAGGAGTACCGGGTCGCCCTGGACCGGCTGGCCGACGAGGCGCTGAACCCGCGTGACTCCGTCGCGCTGCTGGAGTCGACCGCGCGGCAGCGCTACGCCTGA
- a CDS encoding SAM-dependent methyltransferase has translation MQPGKQLSTNIDATVPTAARMYDHYLGGKDNYAADRAACEELDKVVPSTRALALNNRRFLQRVVRTLAQEHGIRQFLDHGSGLPTQDNVHQVAQRVDPSTHVVYVDNDPMVLGHGRALLEQDERTTVIHADLRDTETIFGHEETRRLIDFSQPVAVLFNSVFHCIPDSESDGPRAVVRRVSEHLAPGSFLVMCQLVSEDAGVREFVTDFMDKATQGHWGRVRQEQDVAALFDGLEILPPGLVEVSSWRPDTEVTPRQLTQEWIEFGGVGRLG, from the coding sequence ATGCAGCCAGGCAAGCAGCTGTCCACGAACATCGATGCCACGGTTCCGACGGCCGCGCGCATGTACGACCACTATCTCGGCGGCAAGGACAACTACGCGGCCGACCGCGCCGCCTGCGAGGAGCTCGACAAGGTCGTCCCGAGCACCCGTGCCCTCGCGCTGAACAACCGGCGTTTCCTGCAGCGGGTCGTGCGGACCCTGGCGCAGGAGCACGGGATCCGGCAGTTCCTCGACCACGGCTCCGGTCTGCCCACGCAGGACAACGTGCACCAGGTGGCCCAGCGCGTCGACCCGAGCACGCACGTCGTCTACGTCGACAACGACCCCATGGTCCTCGGGCACGGCCGGGCCCTGCTGGAGCAGGACGAGCGGACCACCGTCATCCACGCCGACCTGCGCGACACGGAGACCATCTTCGGCCACGAGGAGACCCGGCGGCTGATCGACTTCTCGCAGCCGGTCGCCGTGCTGTTCAACTCGGTCTTCCACTGCATCCCCGACAGCGAGAGCGACGGGCCGCGGGCGGTGGTGCGCCGGGTCAGCGAACACCTCGCGCCCGGCAGCTTCCTGGTGATGTGCCAGCTGGTCAGCGAGGACGCCGGCGTCCGGGAGTTCGTCACCGACTTCATGGACAAGGCCACCCAGGGCCACTGGGGCCGGGTGCGCCAGGAGCAGGACGTGGCCGCCCTGTTCGACGGCCTGGAGATCCTCCCCCCGGGGCTGGTCGAGGTCTCGTCCTGGCGACCGGACACCGAGGTGACGCCCCGCCAGCTCACGCAGGAGTGGATCGAGTTCGGCGGCGTCGGCCGTCTGGGCTGA
- a CDS encoding helix-turn-helix transcriptional regulator, whose translation MEPQDPQALREQEREEPEVREESEEREEREQEREGERDAILRALVPVVDGIAATFGPVCEVVLHDYRRPEKSVVAVAGAVTGRTVGGAMSEIGMRVLARGDAASDELNYVTRTRPGQLVKSSTMVLRDSTGAVFGALCVNVDVTEVDRARTLLGALAGTTTGPSDPPATTFGDDIDSVVDALLDAHLLRQDQTWAGLDRPRRLALFRSLDERGVFAVRRAIEQIAARLGISRASAYTYLSQARATPATGTDGADDTSEGAHP comes from the coding sequence ATGGAACCCCAGGATCCACAGGCCCTGCGCGAACAGGAGCGCGAGGAACCCGAGGTGCGCGAGGAGAGCGAGGAGCGCGAGGAACGTGAACAGGAGCGCGAGGGGGAGCGGGACGCGATCCTGCGCGCCCTCGTCCCCGTGGTCGACGGCATCGCGGCGACCTTCGGCCCGGTGTGCGAGGTGGTCCTGCACGACTACCGGCGGCCGGAGAAGTCCGTCGTCGCCGTCGCCGGAGCGGTGACCGGGCGGACCGTCGGCGGCGCCATGAGCGAGATCGGCATGCGGGTCCTCGCCCGCGGGGACGCCGCCTCGGACGAGCTGAACTACGTCACCCGCACCCGTCCCGGACAGTTGGTGAAGTCGTCCACGATGGTGCTGCGCGACTCCACGGGCGCGGTCTTCGGCGCCCTCTGCGTCAACGTGGACGTCACCGAGGTGGACCGCGCGCGCACGCTGCTGGGCGCACTCGCGGGGACGACGACCGGGCCGTCCGACCCGCCGGCGACCACCTTCGGCGACGACATCGACTCCGTCGTGGACGCCCTCCTCGACGCCCATCTGCTGCGCCAGGACCAGACCTGGGCCGGTCTCGACCGGCCGCGGCGACTGGCCCTCTTCCGCAGCCTCGACGAACGCGGCGTGTTCGCCGTGCGCCGCGCGATCGAGCAGATCGCCGCCCGCCTCGGCATCTCCCGCGCCTCCGCCTACACCTACCTCTCGCAGGCCAGAGCCACCCCGGCGACCGGGACGGACGGAGCCGACGACACCTCTGAGGGAGCACACCCGTGA
- a CDS encoding pyridoxal-phosphate dependent enzyme, with the protein MTTTPLPITLDDVRDAAARLKGVAHRTPVLRSTTLDRIVGAEVLLKCENFQRVGAFKFRGAYNAASRLAPEQLARGIAAYSSGNHAQAVALAARELGTTAVIVMPEDAPRSKRAATAGYGAEIVTYDRYAGDRVAIAEALAADRGLALIPPYEHPHVMAGQGTAALELLQDAGELDALLVPVGGGGLIAGSATAVKGLRPGIRVAGVEPEAGDDTKRSLEAGRRVEIPVPRTIADGQALHTPGELTFSVNRRLVDEIALVSDGEIRAAMRFAFERLKIVVEPSGATPLAALLAGRLGDLPRRVGLIVSGGNIDAGRFAELCGEAV; encoded by the coding sequence GTGACGACCACGCCCTTGCCGATCACCCTCGACGACGTCCGCGACGCGGCAGCCCGGCTCAAAGGCGTCGCGCACCGCACGCCCGTGCTGCGCTCTACGACCCTCGACCGGATCGTCGGCGCCGAGGTCCTGCTGAAGTGCGAGAACTTCCAGCGCGTCGGCGCCTTCAAGTTCCGCGGCGCCTACAACGCGGCCTCCCGGCTGGCCCCCGAACAGCTGGCCCGGGGCATCGCCGCGTACTCCTCCGGCAACCACGCCCAGGCCGTCGCCCTGGCCGCCCGGGAACTGGGCACGACCGCGGTGATCGTCATGCCCGAGGACGCCCCCCGCTCCAAGCGGGCGGCGACGGCAGGGTACGGGGCCGAGATCGTCACCTATGACCGTTACGCCGGCGACCGCGTCGCCATCGCCGAGGCGCTGGCCGCCGACCGCGGCCTGGCGCTGATCCCGCCCTACGAGCACCCGCACGTCATGGCGGGCCAGGGCACCGCAGCCCTCGAACTCCTGCAGGACGCAGGTGAGTTGGACGCCCTGCTGGTGCCGGTCGGGGGCGGCGGGCTGATCGCGGGCAGCGCGACCGCGGTCAAGGGGCTGCGCCCAGGCATCCGGGTGGCCGGCGTCGAACCCGAGGCCGGCGACGACACCAAGCGCTCGCTGGAGGCGGGCCGCCGGGTCGAGATCCCGGTGCCGCGCACCATCGCCGACGGGCAGGCCCTGCACACGCCGGGCGAGCTGACCTTCTCGGTGAACCGGCGGCTCGTCGACGAGATCGCGCTCGTCTCGGACGGCGAGATCCGCGCCGCCATGCGGTTCGCCTTCGAACGGCTGAAGATCGTCGTGGAGCCCAGCGGCGCCACGCCGCTCGCCGCGCTCCTCGCCGGACGGCTCGGCGACCTCCCCCGGCGCGTCGGGCTGATCGTCTCCGGCGGCAACATCGACGCCGGCCGTTTCGCCGAACTGTGCGGTGAAGCCGTCTGA
- a CDS encoding cupin domain-containing protein — translation MMEVKTLDKPDERRDFPRGHIEAVHMTGLDFAKATFEPGWRWTESLAGLVGTDTCMIHHNGYVVSGRMHVTMDEGGESELGPGDVFVIPPGHDAWVVGDEQCVVYDFAGAMATEYAKAKDA, via the coding sequence ATGATGGAAGTGAAGACCCTCGACAAGCCGGACGAGCGCCGCGATTTCCCGCGCGGCCACATCGAGGCCGTCCACATGACCGGGCTCGACTTCGCCAAGGCGACCTTCGAACCCGGCTGGCGCTGGACCGAGTCGCTGGCGGGTCTGGTCGGCACGGACACCTGCATGATCCACCACAACGGCTATGTGGTCTCCGGACGCATGCACGTCACCATGGACGAGGGCGGCGAGAGCGAACTCGGCCCCGGCGACGTGTTCGTGATCCCGCCCGGCCACGACGCCTGGGTCGTGGGCGACGAACAGTGCGTCGTGTACGACTTCGCCGGTGCGATGGCCACGGAGTACGCGAAGGCCAAGGACGCCTGA
- a CDS encoding vWA domain-containing protein — MSAAGVADRLAGFVAALRAHGVRVGTGETVDAAEATAALGFADRALLREGLAATLLHSADQRRVFDTVFDLYFPRGVGAPEGEPGDRDDLRERLAAALADGDEAMLGRLAIEAVDGLGGYGSSPGADGWSSYQTLERLRPQTLLARVRDDMRARDGSGFTGRLLEDEIRRRIEAFRGLVAAEARRRVAERRGRDEIARRAVAPTADRVDFLYAGRDRLAELRRTVQPLARKLATRMAARRRRAARGSIDLRRTLRASLSTGGVPMRPVLRRRRPVRPELVLLCDVSGSVSGFSDFTMLLVQALHDQFSKVRVFAFVNRIDEVTGLLEHGAADPGGLGARIQDEARLTGYHGSSDYGMALGEFAERYGAAVGPRTTVFVLGDARTNMADPNLAALRLIAGQARHLHWLNPEPRSLWGTGDSAAPEYAELIAMHECRNAHQLGALIGRLLPV, encoded by the coding sequence GTGAGCGCCGCCGGGGTCGCCGACCGGCTGGCCGGCTTCGTCGCCGCACTGCGCGCCCACGGCGTCCGCGTCGGCACGGGCGAGACCGTGGACGCCGCCGAGGCCACCGCGGCGCTGGGATTCGCCGACCGGGCCCTGCTGCGCGAAGGCCTGGCGGCGACGCTGCTGCACTCGGCCGACCAACGGCGGGTGTTCGACACCGTCTTCGACCTGTACTTCCCTCGCGGCGTGGGCGCGCCCGAGGGCGAGCCGGGCGACCGGGACGACCTGCGCGAGCGGCTGGCCGCCGCACTCGCCGACGGTGACGAGGCGATGCTGGGCCGACTGGCGATCGAGGCGGTCGACGGGCTGGGCGGGTACGGGAGTTCGCCGGGCGCGGACGGCTGGTCGTCGTACCAGACACTCGAACGGCTGCGCCCGCAGACGCTGTTGGCGCGCGTGCGCGACGACATGCGGGCGCGGGACGGTTCCGGCTTCACCGGCCGGCTGCTGGAGGACGAGATCCGACGGCGCATCGAGGCGTTCCGCGGCCTGGTCGCCGCGGAGGCGCGCCGTCGGGTGGCGGAGCGGCGCGGGCGGGACGAGATCGCCCGCCGGGCGGTGGCCCCGACCGCGGACCGGGTCGACTTCCTGTACGCGGGCAGGGACCGGCTCGCCGAACTGCGGCGGACGGTGCAGCCGTTGGCGCGCAAGCTCGCCACCCGGATGGCCGCGCGCCGCCGCCGGGCCGCCCGGGGCTCCATCGATCTGCGCCGCACACTGCGCGCCTCGCTCTCGACGGGCGGGGTGCCGATGCGGCCCGTGCTGCGCCGCCGGCGCCCGGTCCGCCCCGAACTGGTGCTGCTGTGCGACGTGTCGGGCTCGGTGTCCGGGTTCTCCGACTTCACGATGCTGCTGGTGCAGGCGCTGCACGACCAGTTCTCCAAGGTGCGGGTGTTCGCCTTCGTCAACCGGATCGACGAGGTGACCGGTCTGCTCGAACACGGCGCGGCCGACCCCGGGGGCCTCGGCGCCCGCATCCAGGACGAGGCGCGGCTGACGGGCTATCACGGCAGCAGCGACTACGGCATGGCTCTGGGCGAGTTCGCGGAGCGGTACGGCGCCGCGGTCGGCCCCCGGACCACGGTGTTCGTGCTCGGCGACGCCCGGACGAACATGGCCGACCCGAACCTGGCCGCGCTGCGCCTGATCGCCGGGCAGGCCCGCCATCTGCACTGGCTGAATCCGGAACCCCGGTCCCTGTGGGGCACGGGCGACTCGGCCGCACCCGAGTACGCCGAGCTGATCGCGATGCACGAGTGCCGCAACGCCCATCAACTCGGCGCGCTCATCGGCCGGCTGCTTCCCGTGTAG
- a CDS encoding AAA family ATPase, with amino-acid sequence MFTSVDDVRARLAESGYLASPAVATTVFLADRLGKPLLVEGPAGVGKTELAKAVAQVAGARLVRLQCYEGVDESRALYEWNHAKQLLRISAGRDETWDAARTDIFSEEFLLPRPLLTAIRGDEPTVLLIDETDKADVEVEGLLLEVLSDFQVTVPELGTITATRRPFVVLTSNASRELSEALRRRCLFLHIGFPEEELERRIVRLKVPGIDAALAESVVRVVGALRAMDLRKAPSVAETIDWARTLLALGADTLNENVVRDSLGVILKHQDDVLKAGAKLDLDAV; translated from the coding sequence TTGTTCACGTCCGTCGACGATGTCCGCGCCCGGCTCGCCGAGAGCGGGTACCTGGCCTCCCCCGCCGTCGCCACGACCGTCTTCCTCGCCGACCGGCTCGGCAAGCCGCTGCTGGTGGAGGGGCCGGCCGGGGTCGGCAAGACCGAGCTGGCCAAGGCCGTGGCGCAGGTCGCGGGGGCCCGGCTGGTGCGGCTGCAGTGCTACGAGGGCGTCGACGAGTCCCGTGCGCTGTACGAGTGGAACCACGCCAAGCAGCTGCTGCGCATCAGCGCCGGCCGGGACGAGACCTGGGACGCGGCCCGCACCGACATCTTCAGCGAGGAGTTCCTGCTCCCCCGCCCGCTGCTGACCGCGATCCGCGGCGACGAGCCGACCGTCCTGCTGATCGACGAGACCGACAAGGCCGACGTCGAGGTGGAGGGACTGCTCCTCGAGGTGCTCAGCGACTTCCAGGTCACCGTCCCGGAGCTGGGCACGATCACCGCGACCCGCCGCCCCTTCGTGGTCCTCACCTCCAACGCCAGCCGTGAGCTGTCGGAGGCGCTGCGCCGCCGCTGCCTCTTCCTGCACATCGGTTTTCCGGAGGAGGAGCTGGAGCGGCGGATCGTCCGGCTGAAGGTGCCCGGCATCGACGCGGCGCTGGCCGAGTCGGTGGTCCGGGTGGTGGGCGCGTTGCGCGCGATGGACCTGCGCAAGGCGCCGTCCGTGGCGGAGACGATCGACTGGGCGCGCACCCTCCTCGCGCTCGGCGCCGACACCCTGAACGAGAACGTCGTCCGCGACAGTCTCGGCGTGATCCTCAAGCACCAGGACGACGTCCTCAAGGCGGGCGCGAAGCTCGACCTGGACGCCGTGTGA
- a CDS encoding LutC/YkgG family protein, with amino-acid sequence MSSREQILGRVRRALSDVPRDDAQDGSGESGGSGGSGQVAGYGEAVAREYLREHGERDAAQTAELLAENLADYRALVHRCTEDELPSLIGRLLADHGARSVLAPPGLDRAWLSATDAERIEDRAESTAHELDGVDSVVTACAVAIAETGTIVLDGGPDQGRRRITLVPDHHVCVVRVPGQVVSSVPQALERLDPARPLTWISGPSATSDIELDRVEGVHGPRTLEVVLVD; translated from the coding sequence GTGAGCAGCAGGGAACAGATCCTGGGCCGGGTGCGGCGGGCGCTGTCCGACGTACCGCGCGACGACGCTCAGGACGGGTCCGGTGAATCCGGTGGGTCCGGTGGGTCCGGGCAGGTCGCCGGGTACGGGGAAGCCGTCGCCCGGGAGTATCTGCGGGAGCACGGCGAGCGCGACGCCGCACAGACGGCGGAGCTGCTGGCGGAGAACCTGGCCGACTACCGGGCGCTCGTGCATCGCTGCACGGAGGACGAACTCCCGTCCCTGATCGGCCGGTTGCTCGCGGACCACGGGGCGAGGTCGGTTCTCGCGCCGCCCGGGCTGGACCGCGCCTGGCTGTCCGCGACGGACGCCGAGCGGATCGAGGACCGGGCCGAGAGCACCGCGCACGAGCTGGACGGCGTCGACAGCGTGGTCACGGCGTGCGCGGTGGCGATCGCCGAGACCGGGACGATCGTCCTGGACGGCGGACCCGATCAGGGCCGGCGCCGCATCACCCTGGTCCCCGACCACCATGTGTGCGTGGTCCGGGTGCCCGGACAGGTCGTGTCGTCCGTGCCGCAGGCCCTCGAGCGGCTCGACCCGGCCCGCCCGTTGACGTGGATCTCCGGTCCGTCGGCGACCAGCGACATCGAGCTGGACCGGGTGGAGGGGGTGCACGGCCCGCGCACCCTGGAGGTCGTCCTGGTCGACTGA
- a CDS encoding LutB/LldF family L-lactate oxidation iron-sulfur protein, whose protein sequence is MSGTFVGMPAFPKAAHEAVGNTTLRANLRHATHTIRAKRAAAVAEVSDWAELREAGKQIKDHTLRHLDRYLVQLEESVTAAGGTVHWAADADEANRIVTRLVKETGESEVVKVKSMATQEIGLNEALEAEGIRAYETDLAELIVQLGKDRPSHILVPAIHRNRGEIRDIFAAEMSEWGRPAPEGLTDTPAELAEAARLHLREKFLRARVGVSGANFMVAETGTLVVVESEGNGRMCLTLPETLISVVGIEKIVPTWRDLEVFLQTLPRSSTAERMNPYTSTWTGTVDGDGPQTFHLVLLDNGRTDTLADEVGRQALRCIRCSACLNVCPVYERAGGHAYGSVYPGPIGAILSPQLRGTGSEIDASLPYASSLCGACYEVCPVAIDIPEVLVHLRERVVQGGPVTLEGNRTVLKPAKGHAAERAAMRAARWAFARPGALRAGQRLASRTRRLHPRTLPGPGRAWSGSRDLPPVPAEPFRDWWQRTNGGNAGEGTAK, encoded by the coding sequence GTGAGCGGGACGTTCGTCGGGATGCCGGCGTTTCCGAAGGCCGCCCACGAGGCGGTCGGCAACACCACCTTGCGCGCCAACCTGCGGCACGCCACGCACACCATCCGCGCCAAGCGCGCGGCAGCGGTCGCCGAGGTGTCCGACTGGGCCGAGCTGCGCGAGGCCGGCAAGCAGATCAAGGACCACACGCTGCGGCATCTCGACCGCTATCTCGTGCAGCTGGAGGAGTCGGTCACCGCGGCCGGCGGCACGGTCCACTGGGCGGCCGACGCCGACGAGGCCAACCGGATCGTCACGCGGCTGGTCAAGGAGACCGGCGAGTCGGAGGTCGTCAAGGTCAAGTCCATGGCGACGCAGGAGATCGGGCTCAACGAGGCGCTGGAGGCCGAGGGCATCCGGGCCTACGAGACCGACCTCGCCGAGCTGATCGTGCAGTTGGGCAAGGACCGTCCCTCACACATCCTGGTCCCGGCGATCCACCGCAACCGGGGCGAGATCCGGGACATCTTCGCCGCGGAGATGAGCGAGTGGGGACGGCCGGCCCCGGAGGGCCTCACCGACACGCCCGCCGAACTCGCCGAGGCGGCCCGCCTGCACCTGCGGGAGAAGTTCCTGCGGGCCAGGGTCGGCGTCTCGGGCGCGAACTTCATGGTCGCCGAGACCGGCACCCTGGTGGTCGTGGAGTCGGAGGGCAACGGGCGGATGTGCCTCACCCTCCCCGAGACCCTGATCTCCGTCGTCGGCATCGAGAAGATCGTGCCGACCTGGCGTGACCTGGAGGTCTTCCTCCAGACGCTGCCCCGCTCCTCGACGGCCGAGCGCATGAACCCGTACACCTCGACCTGGACCGGCACCGTGGACGGCGACGGTCCGCAGACCTTCCACCTGGTGCTGCTGGACAACGGCCGCACCGACACCCTCGCCGACGAGGTCGGCCGCCAGGCCCTGCGCTGCATCCGCTGCTCGGCCTGTCTGAACGTGTGCCCGGTGTACGAGCGGGCCGGCGGCCACGCCTACGGCTCGGTCTACCCGGGCCCGATCGGCGCGATCCTCAGCCCCCAGCTGCGGGGCACCGGAAGCGAGATCGACGCCTCGCTGCCGTACGCCTCCTCGCTGTGCGGGGCCTGCTACGAGGTCTGCCCGGTCGCCATCGACATCCCGGAGGTGCTGGTGCACCTGCGCGAACGGGTCGTGCAGGGCGGGCCGGTGACCCTGGAGGGCAACCGGACGGTGCTCAAGCCGGCCAAGGGCCATGCCGCCGAGCGAGCGGCGATGCGGGCGGCCCGCTGGGCGTTCGCCCGCCCCGGCGCACTGCGCGCCGGTCAGCGGCTGGCGTCGCGCACCCGCCGGCTGCACCCCCGCACCCTGCCCGGTCCGGGCCGGGCGTGGAGCGGCAGCCGGGATCTTCCGCCCGTGCCCGCGGAACCGTTCCGCGACTGGTGGCAGCGGACCAATGGCGGCAACGCCGGCGAAGGGACGGCGAAGTGA
- a CDS encoding (Fe-S)-binding protein translates to MRVALFLTCVNDTLYPDTGRAVVKLLARLGVEVDFPMAQTCCGQAHYNTGYRHEAEPLARHFSDVFGGYEAIVTPSGSCGAMVRELYPRMGERARAEGRGDTLAATLAPVVPKTYELTEFLVDVLGVTDVGAYYPHTVTYHPTCHGLRGLGLGDRPRRLLQAVKGLELAELPGADECCGFGGTFALKNSDVSAAMGADKVRNAESTGAEVLCAADNSCLMHIGGTMTRLRTGMRPVHIAEILASTEAEPAL, encoded by the coding sequence ATGCGTGTCGCCCTGTTCCTGACCTGTGTCAACGACACGCTCTATCCGGATACCGGCCGTGCCGTGGTTAAACTGCTGGCCAGACTGGGCGTCGAGGTCGACTTCCCGATGGCGCAGACCTGCTGCGGCCAGGCCCACTACAACACCGGCTACCGCCATGAGGCCGAGCCCCTCGCTCGGCATTTCTCCGATGTCTTCGGGGGGTACGAGGCGATCGTCACGCCGTCGGGGTCGTGCGGGGCGATGGTGCGGGAGCTGTATCCGCGGATGGGCGAACGGGCCCGGGCGGAAGGGCGCGGCGACACGCTCGCCGCGACCCTCGCCCCGGTCGTCCCGAAGACGTACGAACTCACCGAGTTCCTGGTGGACGTGCTCGGCGTGACGGACGTCGGCGCGTACTACCCGCACACCGTCACCTACCACCCCACCTGTCACGGACTGCGCGGACTGGGGCTCGGGGACCGGCCCCGGCGGCTGCTCCAGGCGGTCAAGGGGCTGGAGCTCGCGGAGCTGCCCGGCGCCGACGAATGCTGCGGCTTCGGCGGCACGTTCGCGCTGAAGAACTCCGACGTCTCCGCGGCGATGGGCGCCGACAAGGTGCGCAACGCCGAGTCGACCGGCGCGGAGGTGCTGTGCGCGGCCGACAACTCCTGCCTGATGCACATCGGCGGGACCATGACCCGGCTGCGGACCGGGATGCGGCCGGTGCACATCGCGGAGATCCTGGCGAGCACGGAAGCGGAGCCGGCACTGTGA